A stretch of Ipomoea triloba cultivar NCNSP0323 chromosome 13, ASM357664v1 DNA encodes these proteins:
- the LOC116002478 gene encoding protein S-acyltransferase 24-like: MASEIEVVEEVEAAAANGGEASAVAVAEEESLRNDVYTAAAYGNMEKLQRLVESEGCSISEPDGLGYYALQWAALNNRTAAAQYIIEHGGDVNAADHTGQTALHWTAVRGAIPVAEILLQAGARVNASDMYGYQATHVAAQYGHTDFLYCIVTKWNADPDVPDKDGRSPLHWAAYKAFADCIRLLLFLDAYPGRQDKEGCTPLHWAAIRGNLEACTVLVQAGKKEGLMVKDHTGLTPAQLASDKNHRQVAFFLGNARQLYDKGCDGNSLLGKFSKLGLAPTLWCIIILLLVTYIHAVILAPNLPKLTAASAFFAWLGVFIATSALVLFYMCSSKDPGYISMSLRDLQNIKDDEPLLKNDVYHPALLAGNWSQLCSTCKIVRPLRAKHCSTCDRCVEQFDHHCPWVSNCIGKKNKWEFFLFLVLDVLAMLITGGVAFTRVLTDPMAPSSFVAWLNYTGTQHIGAITFIIADIFLFSGVSALTVVQASQISRNITTNEVANAPRYSYLKDQNDQFRNPYDHGLKKNFSDFLINGYSPDVVYTAASTQPEGIGMMHITMSSTP; the protein is encoded by the exons ATGGCCTCGGAGATCGAGGTCGTTGAGGAGGTGGAAGCCGCGGCTGCGAATGGCGGGGAGGCCTCGGCAGTCGCGGTGGCGGAGGAGGAGAGTTTGAGGAACGACGTCTATACGGCGGCGGCGTATGGAAACATGGAGAAGCTGCAGAGATTGGTAGAGAGCGAGGGTTGTTCAATCTCCGAGCCCGATGGCCTTGGCTACTATGCTCTCCAGTGGGCGGCTCTCAACAACCGCACTGCGGCAGCTCAATACATCATTGAG CATGGAGGAGATGTTAATGCTGCAGATCATACAGGACAAACAGCATTACACTGGACTGCAGTTCGAGGTGCAATCCCAGTTGCAGAGATTTTACTCCAAGCGGGTGCTCGCGTAAATGCTAGTGATATGTATGGTTATCAG GCAACCCATGTTGCTGCACAATATGGCCATACAGACTTTCTGTATTGTATTGTTACAAAGTGGAATGCTGATCCCGATGTTCCAGACAAGGATGGGAGAAGCCCTTTACACTG GGCTGCATACAAGGCTTTTGCTGATTGTATACGACTTTTGTTGTTTCTGGATGCATATCCGGGACGACAGGATAAAGAGG GGTGCACTCCTCTTCACTGGGCTGCTATCAGAGGTAACCTTGAGGCATGCACAGTATTAGTGCAGGCTGGGAAGAAGGAAGGCCTGATGGTGAAAGACCATACTGGCCTTACGCCTGCACAGCTTGCTTCTGATAAAAATCACCGACAAGTTGCTTTTTTCCTT GGAAATGCTAGACAGCTGTATGACAAAGGTTGTGATGGCAACAGCCTACTTgggaaattttcaaaattaggCCTTGCTCCAACACTTTGGTGTATAATCATTCTGCTACTTGTAACTTATATTCATGCCGTCATCTTGG CTCCAAATCTTCCAAAATTAACTGCTGCCAGCGCTTTCTTTGCATGGTTGGGTGTTTTTATTGCAACTTCTGCACTTGTTCTGTTTTATATGTGCAGCAG CAAAGATCCAGGGTACATTAGTATGAGCTTACGTGATTTGCAAAATATAAAAGATGAT gaaCCATTGTTGAAGAATGATGTATATCACCCTGCTCTGCTTGCTGGGAATTGGTCTCAGCTATGCTCCACGTGCAAG ATTGTCCGCCCTCTTCGTGCAAAACATTGTTCTACTTGTGATCGTTGTGTAGAACAGTTTGATCATCACTGCCCTTGGGTATCTAATTGCATTGGCAAG AAAAACAAATGGgaatttttcttgtttcttgttCTTGATGTATTGGCTATGCTAATAACTGGTGGAGTCGCTTTTACAA GAGTCTTGACTGATCCAATGGCCCCATCTTCTTTTGTTGCATGGTTAAACTACACTGGTACTCAACATATCGGTGCTATCACATTTATAATTGCAGATATTTTCCTCTTCTCTGGTGTTTCTGCCTTAACTGTGGTACAAGCTTCTCAG ATTTCCCGCAATATCACAACGAATGAAGTGGCTAATGCACCACGCTATAGTTACCTCAAAGATCAAAACGATCAATTCAGAAATCCTTATGATCATGGGCTCAAGAAAAACTTTTCAGATTTCTTGATAAATGGTTACAGTCCTGATGTGGTCTACACAGCAGCATCAACTCAGCCTGAGGGAATCGGGATGATGCATATAACTATGAGTTCAACCCCATAA
- the LOC116000833 gene encoding protein NUCLEAR FUSION DEFECTIVE 4-like: MVSLKAGTRPPWVGLGASVWMQIAAGNAYNFPLYSHTLKSVLGFSQQQLTMLGVANDIGENVGLLPGLVCNKFPPWVVLLIGAFACFLGYGTLWLSVSGTVLNMPYWVLWIALIVGTNSSAWFSTAVLVTNMRNFPLNRGTVAGILKGYGGLSAAVFTEVYGVLLKNSSANLLMFLAIGVPITCFVMMYFVRPCTPASGDDPLEHSHFLFIQLASAVLGVYVLSTTILEDVFALGVPVSYLILVIMVLLLLAPLAIPVKMTFYPSILSKSSTVNQSEETVAITDQDKGNEESTEPLLIASSSSANLGSFHENEDMSEVDMLLAEGEGAIKKKRRPRRGEDFKFKEAVVKADFWCLFLVYFFGVGSGVTVLNNLAQVGIAQGVNDTTILLSLFSFCNFVGRLGGGIVSEHFVRLKALPRTIWMTFTQVVMIITYFLFASALNGTLYVATALLGICYGVQFSILIPTTSELFGLKHFGLILSFMGIGNPLGAYLFSGLLAGYLYDIEAAKQHSDTCIGPNCFRVTFLVLAGLCSAGALLSVVLTVRLKPVYQMLYAGGSFRLPRSSNH, encoded by the exons ATGGTGAGCTTGAAGGCAGGGACAAGGCCACCATGGGTAGGTCTTGGGGCCTCAGTTTGGATGCAAATAGCAGCAGGAAATGCCTACAATTTCCCTCTCTATTCCCACACTCTGAAATCAGTTCTGGGTTTCAGTCAACAGCAGCTCACCATGCTTGGGGTGGCCAATGATATTGGGGAGAACGTGGGCCTTCTCCCTGGCCTTGTCTGCAACAAGTTCCCACCTTGGGTTGTCCTCCTCATTGGTGCTTTTGCTTGTTTTCTTGGCTATGGAACTCTCTGGCTTTCTGTTAGTGGAACTGTTCTCAACATGCCTTATTGGGTG TTATGGATTGCCCTTATTGTGGGCACGAACAGCAGTGCTTGGTTTTCCACTGCTGTGCTTGTGACTAACATGAGAAACTTCCCTCTCAATCGGGGCACTGTTGCTGGTATTCTTAAAGGTTATGGAGGACTTAGTGCTGCGGTGTTTACTGAAGTTTATGGTGTATTGCTTAAAAACTCGTCTGCTAACCTCTTGATGTTCCTAGCCATCGGTGTTCCCATTACGTGTTTCGTTATGATGTACTTTGTTAGGCCTTGCACTCCCGCTTCAGGTGATGATCCTTTGGAGCATTCCCACTTTTTGTTCATTCAATTAGCTAGTGCTGTGCTTGGTGTCTATGTTCTTTCGACCACGATCTTGGAAGATGTATTTGCTCTGGGTGTTCCGGTTTCTTATCTTATCCTCGTTATCATGGTACTTCTTCTATTGGCTCCACTTGCCATTCCTGTAAAAATGACTTTCTATCCCTCAATTCTTAGCAAATCATCCACCGTCAATCAGTCTGAGGAAACTGTGGCGATAACTGATCAAGATAAGGGTAATGAAGAGAGTACGGAGCCTCTGTTGATCGCATCATCGTCGTCAGCAAACCTGGGAAGCTTTCATGAAAACGAAGACATGTCTGAGGTGGATATGCTTCTTGCTGAGGGTGAAGGAGCAATAAAGAAAAAGAGGAGACCGAGAAGAGGCGAAGATTTTAAGTTTAAAGAAGCTGTGGTCAAGGCCGATTTCTGGTGTCTGTTTCTAGTCTATTTTTTTGGCGTAGGCTCGGGGGTTACAGTCCTCAATAACCTTGCACAGGTTGGAATAGCACAAGGTGTTAACGACACGACAATCCTGCTGTCTCTCTTCAGCTTCTGCAATTTCGTGGGTCGTCTTGGTGGAGGGATTGTTTCTGAACATTTTGTCAG GTTAAAAGCTCTCCCAAGAACGATTTGGATGACATTCACGCAAGTAGTGATGATAATTACATACTTCCTATTTGCTTCTGCTCTTAACGGGACCCTCTACGTTGCCACAGCCCTACTCGGGATCTGCTATGGCGTTCAGTTCTCCATACTGATCCCTACTACCTCCGAGCTATTCGGCTTGAAGCACTTCGGGCTAATTCTCAGCTTCATGGGAATAGGGAACCCTCTCGGTGCCTATCTCTTCTCGGGTCTTCTTGCTGGATATTTATACGATATCGAGGCTGCAAAGCAGCATAGCGATACCTGCATCGGTCCTAACTGCTTTCGGGTAACATTCCTAGTTCTTGCTGGACTTTGTTCTGCTGGCGCCCTGCTTAGCGTAGTTCTGACTGTGAGACTAAAGCCGGTTTACCAGATGCTTTATGCCGGGGGCTCTTTCCGCCTGCCCCGAAGCTCGAACCACTAA
- the LOC116002579 gene encoding calcium uptake protein, mitochondrial-like, with amino-acid sequence MHHSFGQFLRKNHPNLRLILAYSRAISTESGGGSGGRRFNHEMKRGGMFLESVLRSLLPIVAASSSAGLCYYALSEKDSWVSYADSGNKASEQQSENKPMFLFKDTYRKRVFFKYEKRLRMRSPPEKVFEYFASFKVPGGEVYMTPGDLMRAVVPVFPPSEAASVRGGSLKGEKVPGELHCAPSDFFMLFDTNNDGLISFPEYIFFVTLLSIPESSFSIAFRMFDIDNDGGIDKEEFKRVMALMRNYNRQGARHRDGMRIGLNVSGSVENGGLLEYFFGKDGKGRLEHDKFVQFLRDLHIEMLRLEFAHYDYRSRGSISAKDFALSMVAAADMSHITKFLDRVEELNDEPRLRDVRISFDEFKSFAELRKKLQPFTLAIFSYGTMNGMLSKNDLKRAAKHVCGISLTENVVDMIFYLFDTNHDGILSSDEFLRVLQKRETDISHPMEKGFVGMISCWMDCAKGCPSKLLH; translated from the exons ATGCATCATTCATTTGGGCAGTTTCTGAGGAAAAACCATCCCAATCTTCGTTTAATCTTGGCATATTCAAGAGCCATTTCGACGGAATCCGGCGGCGGCTCCGGTGGCCGGAGATTCAACCATGAGATGAAAAGGGGTGGCATGTTTCTTGAATCAGTGTTGAGATCACTTCTCCCCATTGTTGCAGCTAGCTCAAGTGCAGGGCTTTGTTATTATGCACTTTCTGAGAAAGATTCTTGGGTTTCTTATGCTGATTCTGGAAATAAAGCTTCAGAACAGCAGTCTGAGAATAAACCTATGTTTTTATTCAAAG ATACATATAGGAAAAGGGTGTTCTTCAAGTATGAGAAACGGTTGAGAATGCGAAGTCCTCCAGAGAAG GTGTTTGAGTACTTTGCATCTTTTAAAGTGCCTGGCGGGGAAGTGTATATGACTCCAGGAGATCTAATGAGGGCTGTAGTTCCCGTCTTTCCTCCATCTGAAGCAGCTAGTGTGAGAGGTGGATCTCTGAAAGGCGAAAAGGTGCCTGGTGAATTGCATTGCGCTCCTTCAGATTTTTTTATGCTTTTCGACACCAACAATGATGGGCTTATATCGTTTCCAGA GTATATCTTTTTTGTTACGCTTCTCAGCATTCCTGAGTCGAGTTTCTCCATAGCTTTTCGGATGTTTGACATTGACAATGATGG AGGAATCGACAAGGAGGAATTCAAGAGAGTGATGGCACTGATGCGAAATTATAACAGACAGGGCGCTCGCCACAGAGATGGAATGCGAATTGGGTTGAACGTTTCTGGCTCTGTAGAGAACGGGGGTCTGCTAGAGTACTTCTTTGGCAAAGATGGCAAAGGTCGCCTTGAGCACGATAAATTTGTTCAGTTCTTGAGAGATTTGCACATCGAA ATGTTGCGGTTGGAATTTGCGCATTATGATTACAGGTCGCGAGGGAGCATTTCTGCTAAAGATTTCGCGCTGTCAATGGTTGCAGCAGCTGACATGAGTCACATCACCAAGTTTCTTGATCGAGTTGAGGAACTGAACGATGAGCCACGCCTTAGGGATGTGCGCATTTCGTTCGACGAGTTCAAGAGTTTTGCTGAGCTGAGGAAAAAACTGCAGCCATTTACTCTTGCCATCTTCAGCTATGGGACAATGAATGGGATGCTCTCAAAAAATGACCTAAAAAGAGCTGCTAAGCAC GTTTGTGGCATATCGCTTACTGAGAATGTGGTGGACATGATCTTTTACTTGTTCGATACAAACCACGATGGGATTCTAAGCTCGGATGAGTTCTTGAGAGTGTTGCAGAAGCGAGAGACAGACATTTCACACCCAATGGAGAAGGGGTTCGTGGGGATGATCTCGTGCTGGATGGACTGCGCAAAAGGCTGTCCTTCCAAGCTTCTTCACTAA